The following are encoded together in the Thermomonas brevis genome:
- the rnr gene encoding ribonuclease R: MSKPPNKRGAGRGKAAGGSSSGSGGARKTGKRGEGKRPPWMPDLPPPASSHGGKRGPKPAPPSSPAFDPHAQREAQRYENPIASREMILQVLAANDGPMDDTELAHKLALTAPDRFEALQKRLGAMLRAGQLLQNRRGGYVPAAQAELIAGSVIANPDGFGFLRPEKGGDDLFLPPYEMRKVSHGDRVLVSITGMDRRGRGEATIVEVLERRLTRLLGRYTEELGIAYVVPDDKRIQRNLLIPQDARNGAKAGQLVVAEITTPQDAHRPPIGRVLAVLGDKLTASQAVEAAIHGHDIPHEFPPEVLAQATAVPLEVQHAEVAGRVDLRKVPLVTIDGEDAKDFDDAVWCEPNKDGFRLIVAIADVSHYVRPGTSLDDEAQLRATSVYFPGFVVPMLPETLSNGICSLNPQVERLCFCCDMQVGRDGIVRESRFYEAVMHSHARLTYTDVWNAVGEGIPEDDHDAALAKIGPLLPQIQRLHQLYKVLDKARAKRGAIEFESSEVRFVLDAKGAVTQAGMLQRNDAHKLIEECMIAANVQAALFLLDARVPAPYRDHDKPPESKYADLEEFLKEFALRLPPWAKVKPKDFRNLLEKIRERPDAALLESVILRSQSLAVYAPDNIGHFGLALEAYAHFTSPIRRYPDLLVHRAIKHALAGGRPDTYEYSPHEMAALALQCSERSRRADEAQREVDERYRAAWMEGHVGKEFDGTISGVTSFGLFVELDESKVNGLVHVTQLPRDFYHFDAVRKTLTGERRGHEYRLGDRVRIVVLKASVEERKIDFRLVEEGAGEPKPLPERGKPAKRQKRKY, encoded by the coding sequence ATGAGCAAACCTCCCAACAAGCGCGGCGCAGGCCGCGGCAAGGCGGCCGGCGGTTCTTCGTCCGGTTCCGGCGGCGCCCGCAAGACGGGCAAGCGCGGCGAGGGCAAGCGGCCGCCGTGGATGCCGGATCTGCCGCCTCCCGCGTCTTCGCATGGCGGCAAGCGCGGGCCGAAGCCGGCGCCGCCATCGTCGCCCGCTTTCGATCCGCACGCGCAGCGCGAGGCGCAGCGCTACGAGAATCCCATCGCCAGCCGCGAGATGATCCTGCAGGTGCTGGCAGCCAACGACGGGCCGATGGACGATACCGAACTGGCGCACAAGCTGGCGCTGACCGCGCCGGACCGCTTCGAGGCGTTGCAGAAGCGGCTGGGCGCGATGCTGCGCGCCGGCCAGCTGCTGCAGAACCGGCGCGGCGGCTACGTGCCGGCGGCGCAGGCCGAGCTGATCGCCGGCAGCGTGATCGCCAATCCCGACGGCTTCGGCTTCCTGCGCCCGGAGAAGGGCGGCGACGACCTGTTCCTGCCGCCCTACGAAATGCGCAAGGTCAGCCACGGCGACCGCGTGCTGGTCAGCATCACCGGCATGGACCGGCGCGGGCGCGGCGAGGCCACCATCGTGGAGGTGCTGGAGCGCCGCCTGACCCGGTTGCTCGGCCGCTACACGGAGGAACTGGGCATCGCCTACGTGGTGCCGGACGACAAGCGCATCCAGCGCAACCTGCTGATCCCGCAGGACGCGCGCAACGGCGCGAAGGCGGGGCAGCTGGTGGTCGCCGAGATCACCACGCCGCAGGATGCGCACCGTCCGCCCATCGGCCGCGTGCTGGCGGTGCTGGGCGACAAACTCACCGCCTCGCAGGCGGTGGAGGCGGCGATCCACGGCCACGACATCCCGCACGAGTTCCCGCCGGAAGTGCTGGCGCAGGCGACTGCGGTGCCGCTGGAAGTGCAGCACGCGGAGGTCGCCGGGCGCGTGGACCTGCGCAAGGTGCCGCTGGTCACCATCGATGGCGAGGACGCCAAGGATTTCGACGATGCGGTCTGGTGCGAGCCGAACAAGGACGGCTTCCGCCTGATCGTCGCCATCGCCGACGTGTCGCACTACGTGCGTCCCGGAACGTCGCTGGACGACGAGGCGCAGTTGCGCGCGACCTCGGTGTATTTTCCCGGCTTCGTGGTGCCGATGCTGCCGGAGACGCTGAGCAACGGCATCTGCTCGCTCAATCCGCAGGTCGAGCGGCTGTGCTTCTGCTGCGACATGCAGGTGGGCCGCGACGGCATCGTCCGCGAATCGCGCTTCTACGAAGCGGTGATGCACTCGCACGCGCGCCTCACCTACACCGACGTGTGGAACGCGGTGGGCGAGGGCATCCCCGAGGACGACCACGACGCGGCGCTGGCGAAGATCGGCCCGCTGCTGCCGCAGATCCAGCGCCTGCACCAGCTCTACAAGGTGCTGGACAAGGCGCGCGCGAAGCGCGGCGCGATCGAGTTCGAGAGCAGCGAGGTGCGCTTCGTGCTGGACGCGAAGGGCGCGGTGACCCAGGCCGGCATGCTCCAGCGCAATGACGCGCACAAGCTGATCGAGGAATGCATGATCGCGGCCAACGTGCAGGCCGCGCTGTTCCTGCTCGACGCGCGCGTGCCGGCGCCGTACCGCGACCACGACAAGCCGCCGGAGTCCAAGTACGCCGACCTGGAGGAGTTCCTCAAGGAATTCGCGCTGCGCCTGCCGCCGTGGGCGAAGGTGAAGCCGAAGGATTTCCGCAACCTGCTGGAGAAGATCCGCGAGCGGCCCGACGCCGCGCTGCTGGAATCGGTGATCCTGCGCAGCCAGTCGCTGGCGGTTTACGCGCCGGACAACATCGGCCACTTCGGGTTGGCGCTGGAGGCCTACGCGCACTTCACCTCGCCGATCCGCCGCTATCCCGACCTGCTGGTGCACCGCGCGATCAAGCACGCGCTGGCCGGCGGCCGGCCGGACACCTACGAATATTCGCCGCACGAGATGGCGGCGCTGGCGCTGCAATGCTCCGAGCGTTCCCGCCGCGCCGACGAGGCGCAGCGCGAGGTGGACGAGCGCTACCGCGCGGCGTGGATGGAAGGCCATGTCGGCAAGGAGTTCGACGGCACCATCAGCGGCGTGACCAGCTTCGGCTTGTTCGTGGAACTGGACGAGTCCAAGGTCAACGGGCTGGTCCACGTCACCCAGCTGCCGCGCGATTTCTACCACTTCGACGCGGTGCGCAAGACGCTCACCGGCGAGCGCCGGGGCCACGAATACCGCCTCGGCGACCGGGTGCGGATCGTGGTGCTGAAGGCCAGCGTGGAGGAACGCAAGATCGACTTCCGGCTGGTGGAGGAAGGCGCGGGCGAGCCGAAGCCGCTGCCGGAGCGGGGCAAGCCGGCGAAGCGGCAGAAGCGGAAATACTGA